The following DNA comes from Fervidobacterium gondwanense DSM 13020.
AGGGTGGTAAGATAGGATTCTTCGGCGGTGCTGGAGTTGGTAAGACAGTTCTTGTTATGGAAATGATAAGGAACATTGCCATTGAACACCACGGATTCTCAGTTTTTGCAGGTGTTGGAGAAAGGACAAGGGAAGGTAACGACCTGTACTTGGACATGATGGAAGCAGGAGTTTTGGACAACACAATATTGGTTTTCGGTCAGATGAACGAACCACCTGGAGCAAGGTTTAGGATAGCATTAACTGCACTTACAATTGCTGAGTACTTCAGGGATGTTGAAGGTAGAGATGTCTTGTTGTTCATAGATAACATCTTCAGGTTTGTACAGGCTGGTAGTGAAGTTTCAGCTTTGCTTGGAAGGATGCCGTCTGCAGTCGGTTATCAACCAACGCTTTCTACAGATATGGGTGAGCTCCAAGAAAGAATTACATCAACAAAGAAAGGGTCAATAACATCAGTCCAGGCAATTTACGTTCCTGCAGACGACATCACAGACCCAGCACCAGCAACAACATTTACGCACCTCGATGCAACGATAGTCCTTTCAAGGCAACTTGCAGCTCTTGGTCTGTATCCAGCAGTAGATCCACTTGACTCTACGTCTAAGATTCTCGATCCAAACGTAGTTGGGAAAGAACACTACGAAGTTGCAAGAGGTGTCCAAGAGGTACTCCAAAGGTACAAGGACTTGCAAGACATCATTGCTATTCTTGGTATGGAAGAACTGTCAGAAGAAGACAAATTGATTGTTCAAAGGGCTCGTAAGATACAAAGGTTCCTTACTCAACCGACTCACGTTGCTGAAAAATTCTCGGGTATTCCTGGTGTATATGTGCCAATCAAAGAAACCATAAGAGGATTCAAAGAAATACTTGAAGGAAGACACGACGACCTTCCAGAAGCGGCATTCTACATGGTCGGTACAATAGATGAAGCTGTTGAGAAAGGTAAAAAACTCATGCAAGCAGCAGTTATCTGATTAGTTTCGAACAGTCGGGAGTGAATTGAGATATGAAAATCAAAATAGTTACTCCGTACAAGATAGTAGAATTCAGTAATGCAAAGTTAATAGTATTCAAAACAGTCGAAGGTGAAATGGGTGTTCTCGACAAGAGGGCACCCATTATTGCTAAGCTTGCAGTTTCTGATGTGAGAATAAAGACAGAAAATGCAGAGGAAACCTTCAAAGTCATAGGCGGTTTTATGCATTGTGATGGCAACGACAATGTAGTCATACTAACAGAAGACGTAGGAAGACCGGAAGACTTCGACCCTCACAAAATTGCTGGGAAAACCGAATTCCAAGAATCTTAGCGACTGATAAGAGCAATGAATATGGTGGGGTGAAAAGATTTGAAAAGTGCGATAGTAATTGATAGTACGACAAAATTGAGAAAGAATTTTTCTTCTGATGTAGATATATACACAGTTCCTGTTAGAGTGTTTATAGACGATGAAGAGTTCCAAGATTCAGACGGACTTACCCAAAAGATATTGGAAAGCATTAAAGAAGATAAGAAAGTAGAGACATCGTTACCGCGAATAGACTATATAGAAGAACTATTTGAAAAACTACACAAGGAATATGATATAGTTTATGTCCTTTCAGTATCTTCACTTTTGAGTGGTACGTACAATTTACTGTGCACAATAGCGAACAAATACGAGAATATCATAGTCTTCGACTCGAAAACGGTAAGTATTCAGAACACTTATGTTTTAGAACGTATGATTAAGGATATTTCAAATGGTAAAATTTTGGAAGAAGATGATATAATATCATATAGAGATGAATCGCTATTCCTAATATCTGTTTTCGACATAACAAGATTACACAAGAGTGGTCGAATAGGTAAAGTCGTGTCTCTAATAGGAAAAATAATGCACGTCAAACCAGTTCTAACAATTGCACGAAGTGGCGAAGTGCAACTGGTACAGAAGGCTGTAAGTTCTAAGAAGATTTCTGAGATACTGAGAGAGCGCGTTGAGGCGTTTGTTGAAAAACAGAAAAATCTGGGCAGTAGTTCATTTGTAATATACGGAGCTGTCGGAAGAGATGAGTATAAAGATTATGTATATGATATTGCTAAGAACTATGATTTAAAACCACAATTTCTTGATATCGGACCGGCGGTTATGACACATGTGGGAACGGAAGGATTCGGATTGGTGATTGGTGTTTGGGAGTAGTATTTGGGAGATGAAAATATGAAGAAAATTTACATTTTTGATAGTTCCGTGGATTTTCAGAAAGATATTGATTTTGGTGTTCCTACGGATGTTTTACCGTTGAGAGTATACGTTGACGATAAAGAATACATCGACAAGGTTACGATAACAGATGAAGAATTTTACAAGTATTGCCTTAGTGGAGCTAAAGTCACAACATCGCAGCCTAAACAAGAAATGATTAAGGAAAAGCTTACAAAATACTCTAAGGAATTTGATGAAGTTTACGTTGTAACAATATCACAAAAACTCAGCGGAACATATGATACTGTTCAGTCGATTATAGAAAATGAGAAGCTTAAAAATGTCACTCTGATAGATTCTAAAAGTGGAAGTGTGAAAACGACGTACGTGTTGTACAGAGTTATTGGTGCGGCGGAAAATGGCGTCAAGGTCACGCAAGAACTTGCCGATGAGTTTGTCAGAGACAGTTTGTTAGTTTTCACAGTTTCTTCTTTAGAATACCTCGAACGTGGAGGAAGGATTGGCAAAGCGAAAGCATTGCTCGGTAAATTATTGAGAATAAAGCCAATTCTTTCAACCGATGAAGAAGGATATACAATTTCACTCGGAATGGAAAGGACACACGAGGGATGCATATCTAAGATGAAGCAGTTGGCCGAGGAATTTGCGAGAAAAGTTTCAAATCCAATCGTGATGGGTGGGTATGGAGTTTCAGAAATGAAGACTTACCTCGACAAACTTTTGCAAGGTTTTAATGTGCATTCGGTAGCCAGAATTGGTCCTGCAATATCGGCTCATGTAGGACCTGAAGTCTTCGGTCTTGTTGTTGGAAGGGGGTTTTGATAGATGATAAAGGATTATCTAAACAGCATTATTGAAGAAAAGTCATCGAAAGATTTCATAGTCTTTTCGTCGGTTCTTTTTTCGATTGGTTTTATCATGTCGATAATTTCAAACGCATTTTTCTTCATCGACCATCCTGTCGTCAGGGCGTTTATCGGGATTGCTAACACCGTATTCTTCATTGGTGTGGTTGGTGTAGGAATTGTAATTTCAAAGTGGTTTAGAAATACAGATGATAAGTTGTACGCACTTTCAAATTTATATCTTACTTTCACAATAATTTTTGCATTTCTTGCTTACTTTATCCCGTTTTTATTTCTCATAACTACTGCTCTGATTTTTGCACTTATACTTACGGCAAGGAAGTTTGTTTTGGAAGAAAGCGAATTGTTCGTCGGAAAAACCTTGTCTTATTTCCTCATCACTTTGTCATTCTACACGATGGAGCTTGTGACAGAGCTAAACGAACAAATCACTCGGAGGTGATTGTATGGAAGTCAGAACATTTGCACGCGGTTTTGAGTTATCAGACGCTATTGAAAGCTACTTAAACGAGCGATTGGACAAAGTAAAGAGAGCTTTGGGATATCTTGGGAACAAGGAAAGTACAAATATCGAGGCGAGGTTTGACAAGGACGGTCCCTATTATACGTTAAGATTGCTTACCCACATCAATGGTAAAGATGTTGTGGTGCAGGAAAAAGCGAATGACATTTACGGCGTGATTGATAACGCGTGCGACAGTTTTGACAAGGCTGTTAGAAAAGAGCGAGAACTTTACAAATCGTATCATAAATCAAATGTGAAGGGCACGATTGAAGCAATGGCTGAAGAACTTGCACCAAGGTATGAAATAGAAGACGAAGAAGATAAGATTGAAAACGTAAGAAGAATTTACTTGGCTCACGTTAGCTTGGAAGAAGCAATTGCCCAAATGGACGTTATGGGCCACCAGTTCTTTGTGTTCAGAAACGTCGATACCGGTGAAATTAACCTAATTTACAAAAGGGACGGAAAATACGGACTCATTGAATTTGAAGAATAAAATCCGAAAAATTAATAGAATGCCATAAATAAACAAGTGCCCGCAAGGGCACTTGCTTTTTTGAAGTCTTTGTACTCCTTGACACAAGGAAAGAGAAGCTGTAGAATTTAATTGTGAAAGAAATCACGAAAAATATTTCCACTGAGTAATTAACATACAGGGTAGGTGTGGGACATGATAGAGGATAACTCTTCAAGAATTATAGTTCAAATATGTCTTGGAAGTTCTTGTCATTTGAAAGGTGCTTACAGAATCGTTGAAACACTTAAAAGCAGATTAGGGGATGTAGTTGATTTAAGAGGTTCCCTTTGCATGGGAAGATGTGCTGAAGGGATAAACATAAAGGCTGGAGAAGAGCTTATCCCAAATGTTTCAGAGAATAATCTGGAGAGCGTTATTGAGTGCATAATAAGAAGAGCAGGTGTTCATGATGCAACTGACTGTAAGTAAGTATATACTTTCTGACAAAGCAAATTGTCAGTACTGCTATAAATGCTTGAGAAATTGCCCAGTAAAATCCATAAGTTTTAAGAACAATGAATCTCTTGTTATAGAAGAGGAATGTGTTCTTTGCGGAACATGTGTCCTTACTTGTCCTCAGAGTGCGAAAACATACAGAAAAGATTCTGACAAAATGATTCAGCTTTTTGGAAAACCTTTTGTACTTTCGATTGCTCCGTCATTTTACGCACACTTTGAAGAACCACTTAAAATTCTTTCTTTATTGAGATCCTTAGGGGCAGTTTATATTTCAGAAACGGCAGTAGGAGCTGAATACGTTACAAATGAATACTTAAAGCTTTTTCAGAAAAGAACGGGACCTGCGATAACAACATCCTGCCCTGTTGTTGTTTCACTTATTGAAAAGCACTACCCAGAACTAAAAGATTACCTTCTTGAACTAAAATCACCCGCTCTTGCGCACTACGAATTCCTTAATCACATGTTCGGTTCTATTCCGAAAATTTTTATAAGTCCTTGTATCGCAAAAAAAGAGGAGCTTGATGGAAAATTCGACGTTGTGCTAACATTTGAGGAACTCGAAGGAATAATTGAAAAACAGGGACTTAAAGAAAAAGTTTCAACACTGAAGGAAACTTTCCCCGATGCACCGTATCCGAGAAGAACGAGAATCTACCCAGAATCCGGAGGAATAATCCGTTCAGCAAGTTTCGAAGGTAAGCATGATAGTCAGTCTTACATACTTGAGGGCATAAATAACATTATTGAATTTTTGAATACATTGCAGTCTTTGGAGGAAAAAGTGTTGATTGAGGCATCTGCTTGTGTCGGTGGTTGTATAAATGGTCCTGCAATGAGAAAGGATGATAATATTTTACAGCGTAGATTAAGGATGAGAAAAATAATTTCGCAGCTTGATAAACTTGAAGGTAAAAGAATAGATACGGATAGCATACCCCTTCAGATTCACAGGACATTCAAAGACAGGAAAGTTAGATATAACGTGCCAGATCATCTTATCTCAAAAATACTGGAAGAAATGGGAAAGACTGATCCTGTTAAAGAGCTTAATTGTACAGGATGTGGTTATGAAACATGCAGAGAAAAAGCAAGGGCAGTAGCCATTGGCAAGGCTGAAAAGGAGATGTGTTTTGAATACCTTGTTGAAAAAGTCTCTTCTTTCAGCAACCTCGTAGTCGAAG
Coding sequences within:
- a CDS encoding NAD(P)H-dependent oxidoreductase subunit E is translated as MIEDNSSRIIVQICLGSSCHLKGAYRIVETLKSRLGDVVDLRGSLCMGRCAEGINIKAGEELIPNVSENNLESVIECIIRRAGVHDATDCK
- a CDS encoding ribosome hibernation promotion factor, coding for MEVRTFARGFELSDAIESYLNERLDKVKRALGYLGNKESTNIEARFDKDGPYYTLRLLTHINGKDVVVQEKANDIYGVIDNACDSFDKAVRKERELYKSYHKSNVKGTIEAMAEELAPRYEIEDEEDKIENVRRIYLAHVSLEEAIAQMDVMGHQFFVFRNVDTGEINLIYKRDGKYGLIEFEE
- a CDS encoding DegV family protein; translation: MKKIYIFDSSVDFQKDIDFGVPTDVLPLRVYVDDKEYIDKVTITDEEFYKYCLSGAKVTTSQPKQEMIKEKLTKYSKEFDEVYVVTISQKLSGTYDTVQSIIENEKLKNVTLIDSKSGSVKTTYVLYRVIGAAENGVKVTQELADEFVRDSLLVFTVSSLEYLERGGRIGKAKALLGKLLRIKPILSTDEEGYTISLGMERTHEGCISKMKQLAEEFARKVSNPIVMGGYGVSEMKTYLDKLLQGFNVHSVARIGPAISAHVGPEVFGLVVGRGF
- the atpD gene encoding F0F1 ATP synthase subunit beta, translated to MSKKSVGKIVRIIGPVVDVKFQEGELPDIYDALEVKNPQTGKKLILEVEQLIGDNTVRTVAMDSTDGLVRGLEVENTGEPIKAPVGRGVLGRMFNVIGEPIDERGVVSNVEYWPIHRPAPSMPEQKTEIEILETGLKSIDLLAPFPKGGKIGFFGGAGVGKTVLVMEMIRNIAIEHHGFSVFAGVGERTREGNDLYLDMMEAGVLDNTILVFGQMNEPPGARFRIALTALTIAEYFRDVEGRDVLLFIDNIFRFVQAGSEVSALLGRMPSAVGYQPTLSTDMGELQERITSTKKGSITSVQAIYVPADDITDPAPATTFTHLDATIVLSRQLAALGLYPAVDPLDSTSKILDPNVVGKEHYEVARGVQEVLQRYKDLQDIIAILGMEELSEEDKLIVQRARKIQRFLTQPTHVAEKFSGIPGVYVPIKETIRGFKEILEGRHDDLPEAAFYMVGTIDEAVEKGKKLMQAAVI
- a CDS encoding DegV family protein; protein product: MKSAIVIDSTTKLRKNFSSDVDIYTVPVRVFIDDEEFQDSDGLTQKILESIKEDKKVETSLPRIDYIEELFEKLHKEYDIVYVLSVSSLLSGTYNLLCTIANKYENIIVFDSKTVSIQNTYVLERMIKDISNGKILEEDDIISYRDESLFLISVFDITRLHKSGRIGKVVSLIGKIMHVKPVLTIARSGEVQLVQKAVSSKKISEILRERVEAFVEKQKNLGSSSFVIYGAVGRDEYKDYVYDIAKNYDLKPQFLDIGPAVMTHVGTEGFGLVIGVWE
- a CDS encoding [Fe-Fe] hydrogenase large subunit C-terminal domain-containing protein, with protein sequence MQLTVSKYILSDKANCQYCYKCLRNCPVKSISFKNNESLVIEEECVLCGTCVLTCPQSAKTYRKDSDKMIQLFGKPFVLSIAPSFYAHFEEPLKILSLLRSLGAVYISETAVGAEYVTNEYLKLFQKRTGPAITTSCPVVVSLIEKHYPELKDYLLELKSPALAHYEFLNHMFGSIPKIFISPCIAKKEELDGKFDVVLTFEELEGIIEKQGLKEKVSTLKETFPDAPYPRRTRIYPESGGIIRSASFEGKHDSQSYILEGINNIIEFLNTLQSLEEKVLIEASACVGGCINGPAMRKDDNILQRRLRMRKIISQLDKLEGKRIDTDSIPLQIHRTFKDRKVRYNVPDHLISKILEEMGKTDPVKELNCTGCGYETCREKARAVAIGKAEKEMCFEYLVEKVSSFSNLVVEETPNAIIIYQDSDVLYLNNSAKSLFSDYSNELIIDICSKFKADSSRIHELYVKSRKVYLYPKVFDLPNNGGTVVLLVDMTEMMVQKEKMNEMRKKTIQKIEEVLNDQMKLAQDIASLLGESIAETKSHFSEFKRFLGDENVDM
- a CDS encoding F0F1 ATP synthase subunit epsilon, with amino-acid sequence MKIKIVTPYKIVEFSNAKLIVFKTVEGEMGVLDKRAPIIAKLAVSDVRIKTENAEETFKVIGGFMHCDGNDNVVILTEDVGRPEDFDPHKIAGKTEFQES